The Burkholderiales bacterium genomic sequence TTGCCGGCTGCGACTATGGCTTCGTTTTCCTCTCCTCCATTCTCCATGCCCACGTCGGCGAGCTCTTCGCCGGCATGACCGTCAAGGGTTGCTACCAGTTCCGCGTCACGCGCAACAGCGATCTCTTCGTGGACGAGGAGGAGGTCACCAATCTGCGCGAGGCGCTGCAGGGGGAGCTGTCCCATCGTCAGTTTGGCGAAGCGGTGCGGCTGGAGGTGGCGGACAACTGCCCGGAAGCCATGGCCCGCTTCCTGCTGCGGGAGTTCCACCTGGAAGACGAGGACCTCTACCAGGTGCACGGTCCGGTCAATCTGGTGCGGCTCATGCAGGTGCCGGACTGGGTGGACCGGCCCGATCTCAAATTCCCCCCCTTCGCCCCCGGCCTGCCCCCCGCCTTGAGCGGCAGCAAGGGCGCCGATCTGTTCGCCGTCATCCGCCGTGGTGACGTGCTGCTGCACCATCCCTTCCAGTCCTTCAATCCGGTGATCGAGTTCGTGCAGCAGGCGGCCCGGGATCCCGATGTGCTCTCCATCCGCCAGACGGTCTATCGCACCGGCACCGATTCGGAAATCATGGAGGCGCTCATCGAGGCGGCCCAGCGGGGCAAGGAGGTGACAGTGGTGGTGGAACTCCTGGCCCGCTTCGACGAGCAGGCCAACATCAATTGGGCGCAAAAACTCGAGGAAGCCGGCGCCCACGTGGTCTATGGCGTGGTGGGCTACAAGACCCACGCCAAGATGGCGCTGGTGGTGCGGCGGGAAGGCGGCCGTCTGCGCCGTTACGCCCATCTGGGCACGGGCAACTATCATCCCCGCACCACCAAGCTTTACACCGACATGGGCCTGCTCACCGCCCACGAAGGGTTGTGCGCCGACGTGGCCCAGATCTTCGTCCAGCTCACCGGCTTGGGCCGCGCCGGCAATCTCTCCCATCTCTGGCAGGCTCCCTTCACCCTGCACACGCGGCTTCTGGAAGCCATCGCCCGCGAAGCGGAGCATGCCCGACTCGGGCGTCACGCCCGCATTGTGGCCAAGATGAATGCGCTGGTGGAACCGCAGGTGATTCATGCCCT encodes the following:
- the ppk1 gene encoding polyphosphate kinase 1 gives rise to the protein MNLSHELFLNRELAQLAFNQRVLAQAEDAATPLLERLRFLCIVSSNLDEFFEIRVAGLKQQVAHGGIPGPDGMSAAEVLRAVSREAHALIQRQYRLLNEDILPALAGEGIRFLRRTHWNEVQRKWVRDYFFEHVMPVLTPIGLDPAHPFPRVLNKALNFAVELEGRDAFGRSSGTAIVQAPRVLPRVIRMPSEIAGCDYGFVFLSSILHAHVGELFAGMTVKGCYQFRVTRNSDLFVDEEEVTNLREALQGELSHRQFGEAVRLEVADNCPEAMARFLLREFHLEDEDLYQVHGPVNLVRLMQVPDWVDRPDLKFPPFAPGLPPALSGSKGADLFAVIRRGDVLLHHPFQSFNPVIEFVQQAARDPDVLSIRQTVYRTGTDSEIMEALIEAAQRGKEVTVVVELLARFDEQANINWAQKLEEAGAHVVYGVVGYKTHAKMALVVRREGGRLRRYAHLGTGNYHPRTTKLYTDMGLLTAHEGLCADVAQIFVQLTGLGRAGNLSHLWQAPFTLHTRLLEAIAREAEHARLGRHARIVAKMNALVEPQVIHALYEASRAGVEIDLIVRGVCALRPGLAGISERIRVRSVVGRFLEHTRIFWFRNDGADDVYLSSADWMHRNLFRRIEVAFPVLDARLKRRVIREGLLPYLKDNLQAWEMQPDGNYVRLQPGRRKPYSAQGALLARLARSGGDG